The Deltaproteobacteria bacterium CG2_30_66_27 genome includes the window CTTCTCGGCCGCGTTATCGGCACGCATCTCCTGGAAGAAACGCAACACCACGCCCAAAACCACCATCACGAAAATGACCGCCATCGCTCTCAGGTCACCGGTCAGATAGGAAAGCACACCCAGCGCCAGAAGCAGGAGGACCAATGGATTCTTGATGTTGTACAGGAGGCGCATCAGGGCAGATTGCCGCTTCTCGCGGGCGATCTCGTTCGTCCCGACCTGCTTCAAGCGAGACTCGGCTTCCGCCTCGCTCAGCCCGCCTGGTTGCGATCCAAGCTCCTTCAGGACGGCATCGGTATCGGCAGGCGCCTTTTCCAATAGTTCAACGGAAGAATGCGCCCCATTCCCACCAGGGAGGTTGCCTGGGCTCCGAGATGCGTTCAGGGTTTTCTTTGAAATTTCTTCACACCTCTGTCGTGTGCTGTATCGTCTTGACCTTGTTGACCTGAATACGCAACGAACCAGACTGGCCAGCCCCCCAGTGATCGTTCCACCAGTATCCTGGTCTAAGTATCTTGACTGAGCCTGCCCCCCGTTGTAGGCCATCAGGACGAGAGGATTTCCGATAATTATCCGTTTGCGCCGGGTTTGGGTTTTGCTGGCACTTCCTGTCCACTTGGAGGAGGGCATAACCGGCCGAGCTAAGGGCGCGTCCGAGAAGAAACCCATCGTACTGCAAGGGAAATCCCGCGTCAACCGCCGGACTTCCCTGGCCCTATTGCCCTCTTCGGCGAAGAAGGTGGTTCAGGATAAACGATATAACGGCGGCGCCGTGCTGGTTGAGGCCGACGTATTTCATCCTCAGGATCCCCCGGTCCGGCTTGGAAGACGAAGGTTTCACTTCGAGGACCTCCGTCTCGGTCCTAAGCGTGTCGCCGGGCCGAACCGGCGCCAGCCACCGGACTTCGTCGATCCCGGGCGAACCGATACTGCACGCGGCAAGGACCCCTCTCTGCATGAACAGCCGGAAGCACAAGGACAAGGTGTGGAATCCGCTGGCGATGAGCCCGCCGTACGGAGACTTCTCCGCGGCGGTCACGTCCAGGTGGAACGATTGAGGATCGAATTGCAGGGCGAAATGAATGATCTCACCTTCCGTGATCGTGACACCGCCGGTACCGAATTTCTCGCCCACGCGGAAATCGTCCAGGAAACGGTCCTCGGCCATACTTCCCCCTTTCGGAATCGTTCTGCCCCTCGAATACCGTTGCGCCCCCCGGGGACTTACGCCGCGACACGGTACGCATGGGCATAGACGGACTTCGCAAAACTTTCCAGCGTCGTCGGCGTCGTGTTCTCCATGCTCCGCTCCCGGGTCGGGCGGACGATCCCGGCGTTGAATCCGCGCTGCATCTCCAGCATCGCCTCTATCACGCTCCCCGACATCCCGGCACCGGCCAACGTCTTGCGCAAATCCTCCTCGGAGAACTGGACGTACTTCATCCCCGGATTCCCGATCGCCTCCCCGATGATGCGGACCGGCTCGCCGGTGGAAAGAAGAATGTCGGCAATCCTGGAACCGATATTCCCCGTCGCCCCGCAGACCACGAATGGCTCTATCATCACAAACCTCCCGTTCCGTGGATGTGTGTTCTCAACGTTAGATTCTTCGGCGGGAGGAGGGATCCGCGGTCGGACGAAAAAGGTGCCTGCTACACGGTCAGGAGTGTGACCGGGTTCTCGAGCAACTTCTTGAACTCCTGCATGAAGCGGCCGGCTTGCGCGCCGTCATCCGCTTTTATGAAGGGTTGAATGCGGGTGGGAGCCACGCTCATTCCATACTTCCATAAAACTCCCACCTGGGGATTTTTCCAATCCGTTCGGGTCAGGATCGCACGGCAGGCCGATTGACCAGATAGATGCCCGAACCCACCAGCACAAGCGCGAGCAGAAGCAGACCCGTGATCGGCTCCCGCAGGAGCGTTCCACCTGCGATCACGCCAAACAGGGGAGTGAGGAAGGTAAACGACGCGAGACGCGACGCGGGGTAATGCCGGACCAGCCAGAACCAGGCGAGGTAAGTGATGAAGGCGACCCAGACCGTTTGATAGACCAGACAACCCACGATCCATGGTGTAAGGCGGACAATGCCCGGCTCTCCCATTGCCACGGATCCAAGCGGAAGGAGCACGGCGGAGACGGCCAGTTGGTACAGCAAGGTTTTTCCCGGCG containing:
- a CDS encoding acyl dehydratase yields the protein MAEDRFLDDFRVGEKFGTGGVTITEGEIIHFALQFDPQSFHLDVTAAEKSPYGGLIASGFHTLSLCFRLFMQRGVLAACSIGSPGIDEVRWLAPVRPGDTLRTETEVLEVKPSSSKPDRGILRMKYVGLNQHGAAVISFILNHLLRRRGQ